A single window of Malus sylvestris chromosome 5, drMalSylv7.2, whole genome shotgun sequence DNA harbors:
- the LOC126621367 gene encoding disease resistance protein At4g27190-like isoform X4, protein MAGRSIESPELRPVAQQVLRECAGLPIAISTVGRALRHKSKKMWDDALTQLRNACPENIPGMIHEVYRKIELSYECLESEEAKSCFFLCCLYPECSNIPVEDLVRYGFGLGLFKGIDSLVQGRNRVETLVDILKSCFLLLDSNKEGCVKMHDVVRDVALSIATDGKEGFVTRHKVELKDWPGKYSSSTLIITNKTRMHNELLLVSCTDKCPLEPPATILRTSEGIKVLAIRSRFPLPILPSIPLLRNLQTLRLENCNLSVEARSVIGELRTLMVLSFCGSNFDQFPDEIKNLSNLRLLDLTGCRVMKIPMGVISSLAHLEELYLWNSFQQWEVEEQTQAQLDEGNRHKDRNQGSKIRGITCHFAPELSSLSQLTTLEIALNPLVKSTGVQFDQLERFKISIGWWNNSCWDVNPCENYLRLSYAAESPAESRITILLEKTNVLELDMKYMSRTLNDLRRSCCLNLKSLKLCQSEDLQHVFDIGYVSVFPVLHTLKINELKELKAVFHGELPMGSFNGLRELSLSSLPKLTHLWKIPSQFGQCLGNLRCVKVSRCYLLKYLFLLSVDSHLKQLEELDIQNCNYLEEIVALKDQTSKQIVASEGSENEEEVNEINHPNLLRLNLERLPGFVGISKTTCQINFPGLITLKLEYLPKIMSLSPDSLAPESSIAYATKQHLFDTKLGAGLTKSGTT, encoded by the coding sequence ATGGCAGGCAGATCCATTGAGTCTCCTGAGCTACGTCCTGTAGCGCAACAGGTTTTAAGAGAATGTGCTGGTTTGCCAATTGCAATTTCGACGGTGGGAAGAGCGCTAAGACATAAAAGCAAGAAGATGTGGGATGATGCACTCACACAACTAAGAAACGCTTGCCCAGAAAACATTCCGGGAATGATACATGAAGTTTACCGGAAAATAGAGCTAAGTTATGAATGTCTAGAAAGCGAGGAAGCCAAATCATGTTTTTTCCTGTGTTGTCTGTATCCAGAATGCAGCAATATACCGGTTGAAGATTTGGTTAGATATGGTTTCGGGCTTGGGTTGTTTAAAGGTATTGATTCACTGGTACAAGGAAGAAACCGTGTAGAAACGTTGGTTGACATACTCAAAAGTTGTTTTTTGTTGTTAGACAGTAACAAGGAAGGGTGTGTCAAAATGCATGATGTGGTGCGGGATGTAGCCTTATCAATAGCTACTGATGGTAAAGAAGGATTTGTGACCAGACACAAGGTGGAATTGAAGGATTGGCCTGGCAAATACTCTTCTAGTACACTCATTATAACCAATAAAACTCGTATGCATAACGAGCTTTTATTAGTTTCATGCACTGATAAATGTCCATTGGAACCACCTGCCACTATTCTGAGAACAAGTGAAGGCATCAAGGTTTTAGCCATCAGAAGCAGATTTCCACTGCCAATACTACCATCGATTCCACTGTTGAGAAACCTTCAAACGCTGCGTCTAGAGAATTGCAATCTCAGTGTGGAAGCTAGATCCGTAATTGGAGAGCTAAGGACACTCATGGTACTCAGCTTTTGTGGATCCAACTTCGATCAATTTCCTGATGAAATTAAAAACTTGTCAAATCTAAGGTTGCTAGATTTGACAGGATGCAGAGTTATGAAAATTCCAATGGGTGTCATATCGAGTTTAGCTCATCTAGAAGAACTGTACCTGTGGAATAGCTTCCAGCAATGGGAGGTTGAGGAACAAACCCAAGCACAACTAGATGAAGGGAACAGACATAAGGATCGAAATCAAGGTTCAAAAATCAGGGGCATCACTTGTCATTTTGCTCCAGAGCTAAGTTCCTTGTCCCAATTGACTACTTTAGAAATTGCTCTGAATCCACTTGTAAAGTCAACAGGGGTGCAGTTTGATCAGCTTGAAAGATTTAAGATCTCAATAGGATGGTGGAACAATAGTTGTTGGGATGTGAATCCCTGTGAGAACTACTTGAGACTTAGCTATGCAGCAGAATCTCCTGCGGAGAGTAGAATAACTATATTGCTAGAGAAAACTAACGTTCTAGAGTTAGACATGAAGTATATGAGCAGAACTCTTAATGACCTGAGAAGAAGCTGTTGTTTAAACTTGAAATCTCTAAAGCTCTGCCAATCTGAAGATCTGCAACATGTCTTTGACATAGGATACGTAAGCGTTTTCCCTGTCCTGCATACTCTGAAGATCAATGAACTAAAGGAGCTCAAGGCGGTTTTTCATGGCGAGCTTCCAATGGGGTCATTTAACGGACTTAGAGAGTTATCTTTATCATCTCTACCTAAATTAACACATTTATGGAAGATACCAAGTCAATTTGGTCAGTGTCTAGGAAATCTGAGATGTGTTAAGGTGAGTAGATGTTACCTTCTAAAATATCTCTTCTTATTATCAGTAGATAGCCATCTGAAGCAACTCGAAGAGCTAGACATACAGAATTGCAACTATTTGGAAGAGATTGTTGCCTTAAAAGATCAGACCTCAAAACAGATTGTTGCCTCTGAAGGATCGGAAAATGAGGAAGAAGTCAACGAGATCAATCACCCCAATTTGCTACGCTTGAATCTTGAAAGACTACCAGGGTTCGTTGGGATCAGCAAAACAACATGTCAGATCAACTTTCCTGGATTGATCACGTTGAAGTTGGAATACCTACCAAAAATCATGAGTCTTTCCCCAGATAGTTTGGCTCCAGAAAGTAGCATTGCTTATGCCACAAAACAACA